The genomic DNA GGTGTTGAATGACCTGAGTGAGATTCGCAGCCAGCTGGCTAAGGAGCAGTACAAGATGACTCTCTATGTTTCCAAGTCACAGGGCTATGACCTAAACTGCCACCCTCTCAATAAGATCCAATACATGCACTCCCTACTCTATAATCTTTTTGCTGAGGCCAATGAGGGTTTCCTTAAGGTTTTGGAAACAAAAGTCCATGCCTTTCCAGGCTGCCAACAGCTCCTTTCCATGGCAGTGACCCACTTTTTAGAAGGGCAAGTCTATCGGCTTGAAAAGGACTTAGGAAAGAAAATTAACCGGTATGAAATTGAATTTATGCTGAAGGTTCTCCCCTATCTGCTGCTCAGTTACCGAAATATGGTTTTGGATCAGGAAGAAAAAGATAGTATTATCAAAGACTTTTCCCTGATTCGCAAACGAATCGAGTACAAGATTACCCAAAATCTCAAGCAAGCCCTAGAGGATAGCTTTGCCATTGGTTTGGATGAAATTGAGGTTTCTCTGATTGCCATCTTACTGCTGTCCTACCGAAAGGACAAGGACATCCATGTAACCAGCCAAGATTTTGCTGACCTCAAGCGCGTGGTGGAGCAGTTTATCTGGCATTTTGAAGTCCACTCTTCTTTTGAGCTAGAAAACAAGGAAGAACTGGCTCAGAGTCTTCTGGCCCACTGTAAAGCCTTACTCTTTCGGAAAACCTACGGGATTCTGTCTAAAAATCCCATGGTCAAGCAAATCCAGGATAAGTACAGCACCCTCTTTCGTATGACCAAGTTGTCGGCCCGCCTGCTAGAAGAAGAATGGAAGATTAGCCTGACCGACGAAGATATTGCCTATCTGACCATTCATCTGGGTGGAGCCTTGAGGCGCAGCGGCAGTCGCACAGAAAATAGCCGCAAGGTTTATCTGATTTGCGACGAAGGTGTAGCTGTTCAAAAACTGTTGGTCAAACAAGTCCAGCACCATTTGCCAGGCAAGCTGGTTTCAGGGATTTTCACCACCGAACAATTCAAGAGTGTGGAAGACCTCTTGGAAGTCGATTTCCTCATCTCGACCAGTGAGGCTCTGGAAACCAAGCATCCGCTCATACAGGTTCATCCCATCTTAGATTTTGACGATGTGCTGAAGTTGACTCGTTTTGCCAAGTATCGTTTTCTGGCAGATGACAAGCGCGGTTTTTCCGCCGAATTGGACAAGTTACTGGCCGCCTATATCCCAGACGGAAAGACTGCTCAGGAACTCAAACAGCGCCTGCAGAGCTTAGTAACCAACGAACTTCTGGCGAGTTTATCAGACGCAGAAGTAGAAACCGATCTTTATTAAGCTGTAAAAGTCCAAATGTGAACACAGACCTGTGTTTTATTTGGTCTTTTTTTTGTTGAGTGATGGGCATATACTAGAGGTGTATAAAACTATCGAACCATTTAAGGAGGAATGAAAATGGCTAAAGTTCAAGACATAACTAGGGAATCATGGATTCTCTCAACCTTCCCAGAGTGGGGAACTTGGCTCAACGAAGAAATCGAAGAAGAAGTCGTGCCAGAAGGCAACTTTGCCATGTGGTGGCTGGGCAACTGTGGCGTCTGGATCAAGACCCCAGGAGGAGCCAATGTGGTCATGGACCTCTGGTCATCTCGTGGAAAATCCACTAAAAAAGTAAAAGACATGGTGTGGGGCCACCAAATGGCCAACATGGCGGGTGTCCGCAAATTGCAGCCAAACTTGCGCGTGCAACCCATGGTCATTGACCCATTTGCCATCAATGAATTGGACTACTACCTAGTTTCCCATGTCCACAGTGACCATATGGACATCAGCACCGCAGCAGCCATCATCAACAACCCGAAACTGGACCATGTGAAATTTGTCGGCCCAGTTGAGAGTGGCGACATCTGGGAAAAATGGGGCGTGCCAGCTGACCGCATCATCCGCATCGCACCAGGCGACAGCTTTGAATTCAAAGACATTAAGGTCCACGCTGTGGAATCCTTCGACCGTACTTGCTTGGTGACCCTCCCTATCGAAGGCTACGAAGAAAATGGCGGCAAATTAGCAGGACTTCCTGTAACCGATGAACTCATGGCCCGCAAGGCAGTCAACTACGTCTTTGAAACACCGGGCGGAACCATCTACCACGGTGCAGACTCCCACTTCTCAAACTACTTTGCCAAACACGGCCGTGACTTCAATATCGACGTTGCCATCAACAACTACGGTGACAACCCAATCGGTATTCAGGATAAGATGACCTCTATCGACCTGCTCCGTATGGCAGAAAATCTGCGTGCCAAGGTCATCATCCCAGTCCACTATGACATCTGGTCCAACTTTATGGCTTCAACGGATGAGATTCTCCAACTCTGGAAGATGCGCAAGGAACGCCTCCAATATGACTTCCACCCATTCATCTGGGAAGTTGGCGGCAAGTACACCTATCCACTGGATAAAGACCGCATTGAATACCATCACCCACGCGGCTTTGACGACTGCTTCTTGGAAGATTCCAACATTCAGTTCAAGGCCTTGCTCTAATAGAACCTCCAGGGCGGGACGACAGTCCTGCCTTTTGTAAATAGTGATTAAGCAAAGACACCGTAACCGCTTTATGTTATAATAGAAACGAGACTTTTTAAAAGAGGAGAAAACTATGTCAAATCTATCCGTAAATGCTATCCGTTTCCTCGGAATTGATGCCATTGAGAAATCCAAATCAGGCCACCCAGGTGTGGTGATGGGAGCAGCTCCGATGGCTTATAGCCTATTTACAAAGGAACTCCGTATCAACCCAGCTCAGCCAAACTGGATTAACCGCGACCGCTTTATCTTGTCAGCAGGTCATGGCTCCATGCTTCTCTACGGACTGCTACACCTGTCAGGCTTTGCAGATGTAACCATGGACGAAATTAAGAACTTCCGTCAGTGGGGTTCAAAAACACCAGGTCACCCAGAATTTGGTCACACAGCAGGTGTAGATGCTACAACAGGTCCTCTTGGACAGGGAATCTCAACTGCGACTGGTTTTGCCCAAGCAGAGCGCTTCCTTGCGGCGAAGTATAACCGTGACGGCTTCCCAATCTTTGACCACTACACTTACGTTATCTGTGGTGATGGCGACCTGATGGAAGGTGTATCTGCTGAAGCCGCTTCTTACGCTGGTCTTCAAAAACTGGAAAAACTCATCGTTCTCTACGACTCAAATGACATCAACTTGGATGGCGAAACCAAAGACTCCTTCACAGAAGATGTGCGTGCCCGCTACAACGCCTACGGTTGGCATACAGATCTCGTGACAGACGGTACCGATGTGGATGCTATTTTTGCTGCTATTGAAAAAGCCAAAGCAGCCGGCAAACCATCTCTTATCGAAATCAAGACTGTCATCGGTCATGGTTCTCCAAATAAACAAGGTACAAACGCTGTTCACGGAGCGCCGCTTGGTGCAGAAGAAGCAGAAGCTACTCGTAAGGCACTTGACTGGAACTACGCACCATTTGAAATCCCAGCAGAAGTCTATGCTGACTTCAAGGAAAATGTAGCAGACCGTGGCGCAGCAGCCTACGATGCGTGGGTGAAATTGGTAGAAGGCTACAAGGCAGCTCATCCAGAATTAGCAGCTGAAGTAACAGCTATCTTGGAAGGTCGCGATGTAGTTGAAATCAAGCCAGAAGACTTCCCGGTTTATGAAAATGGCTTCTCACAAGCAACCCGTAACTCATCACAAGATGCCCTCAACGCAGCAGCTAAGGTGCTGCCAACCTTCCTCGGTGGTTCAGCTGACTTGGCGCACTCCAACATGACCTACATCAAAGAAGATGGTTTGCAGGACTCAGTGAACCCACTCAACCGCAACATCCAGTTCGGTGTCCGTGAATTTGCCATGGGTACCATCTTGAACGGTATGGCAGCTCACGGTGGACTTCGTGTTTACGGTGGTACCTTCTTCGTCTTCTCAGACTATGTGAAAGCAGCCGTTCGTTTGTCAGCCCTTCAGGGACTTCCAGTGACCTATGTCTTCACCCACGACTCTATCGCAGTTGGGGAAGATGGGCCAACTCACGAGCCAATCGAGCACTTGGCAGGTCTGCGTGCTATGCCAAACCTCAATGTCTTCCGTCCAGCGGATGCGCGTGAAACACAGGCGGCTTGGTACTTGTCACTGACCAGCAAGTCTACACCATCAGCTCTTGTTCTCACTCGTCAAAACTTGACTGTCGAAGAAGGAACAGACTTTGACAAGGTTGCAAAAGGTGCTT from Streptococcus oriscaviae includes the following:
- a CDS encoding BglG family transcription antiterminator, which encodes MSLDKSSCALLRYLIRLKKPETIMAISRALQQSRRKIYYHLDKINSSLPKEVESIESQPRVGILLSPEQKAACQVLLDSLDSYSYIMNMNERIQLMMIYICITTERVTIEKLMELTEVSRNTVLNDLSEIRSQLAKEQYKMTLYVSKSQGYDLNCHPLNKIQYMHSLLYNLFAEANEGFLKVLETKVHAFPGCQQLLSMAVTHFLEGQVYRLEKDLGKKINRYEIEFMLKVLPYLLLSYRNMVLDQEEKDSIIKDFSLIRKRIEYKITQNLKQALEDSFAIGLDEIEVSLIAILLLSYRKDKDIHVTSQDFADLKRVVEQFIWHFEVHSSFELENKEELAQSLLAHCKALLFRKTYGILSKNPMVKQIQDKYSTLFRMTKLSARLLEEEWKISLTDEDIAYLTIHLGGALRRSGSRTENSRKVYLICDEGVAVQKLLVKQVQHHLPGKLVSGIFTTEQFKSVEDLLEVDFLISTSEALETKHPLIQVHPILDFDDVLKLTRFAKYRFLADDKRGFSAELDKLLAAYIPDGKTAQELKQRLQSLVTNELLASLSDAEVETDLY
- the ulaG gene encoding L-ascorbate 6-phosphate lactonase, which translates into the protein MAKVQDITRESWILSTFPEWGTWLNEEIEEEVVPEGNFAMWWLGNCGVWIKTPGGANVVMDLWSSRGKSTKKVKDMVWGHQMANMAGVRKLQPNLRVQPMVIDPFAINELDYYLVSHVHSDHMDISTAAAIINNPKLDHVKFVGPVESGDIWEKWGVPADRIIRIAPGDSFEFKDIKVHAVESFDRTCLVTLPIEGYEENGGKLAGLPVTDELMARKAVNYVFETPGGTIYHGADSHFSNYFAKHGRDFNIDVAINNYGDNPIGIQDKMTSIDLLRMAENLRAKVIIPVHYDIWSNFMASTDEILQLWKMRKERLQYDFHPFIWEVGGKYTYPLDKDRIEYHHPRGFDDCFLEDSNIQFKALL
- the tkt gene encoding transketolase; this encodes MSNLSVNAIRFLGIDAIEKSKSGHPGVVMGAAPMAYSLFTKELRINPAQPNWINRDRFILSAGHGSMLLYGLLHLSGFADVTMDEIKNFRQWGSKTPGHPEFGHTAGVDATTGPLGQGISTATGFAQAERFLAAKYNRDGFPIFDHYTYVICGDGDLMEGVSAEAASYAGLQKLEKLIVLYDSNDINLDGETKDSFTEDVRARYNAYGWHTDLVTDGTDVDAIFAAIEKAKAAGKPSLIEIKTVIGHGSPNKQGTNAVHGAPLGAEEAEATRKALDWNYAPFEIPAEVYADFKENVADRGAAAYDAWVKLVEGYKAAHPELAAEVTAILEGRDVVEIKPEDFPVYENGFSQATRNSSQDALNAAAKVLPTFLGGSADLAHSNMTYIKEDGLQDSVNPLNRNIQFGVREFAMGTILNGMAAHGGLRVYGGTFFVFSDYVKAAVRLSALQGLPVTYVFTHDSIAVGEDGPTHEPIEHLAGLRAMPNLNVFRPADARETQAAWYLSLTSKSTPSALVLTRQNLTVEEGTDFDKVAKGAYVVYEVAGFDTILLASGSEVNLAVKAAKELEAAGTKVRVVSVPSTELFDAQDAAYKEEILPNAIRRRLAIEMGATQSWYKYVGLDGKVLGIDTFGASAPAQTVIDNYGFTVENVVKLVGEL